From Uranotaenia lowii strain MFRU-FL unplaced genomic scaffold, ASM2978415v1 HiC_scaffold_366, whole genome shotgun sequence, one genomic window encodes:
- the LOC129760011 gene encoding uncharacterized protein LOC129760011, translating to MRALAGGFYIATIGHNGGRQANGISIFHRGTKRFCEAAPLLEIWIILAGCSVHAVRLSVANSLVNGIRKDVWEFVETFQEDATHAQISVRLSAIDDLWERFCEVLIDIKSHEDFAADEDLYVRERKELSDRYYYAKSFLMDKAKCRTELNTLNQSVHIGEPSHGSFDHVRLPQIKLQSFNGNIDEWLGFRDLYLSLIHCKLDLPEVEKFHYLKGCLQGEPKALIDPLQITRANYTVAWDMLLKRYNNSKQLKKRQVQSLFKLSSVNKESVAELLQLLEGFERIVNTLDQVLDANDYKDLLLVNYLVSLLDPVTRRSWEEESASKEEDTLADLTDFLHRRVRVLEALPPRLNDSKSAPSQITSHMARECPSKFSCRNCGGRHHTLVCFKGKDGEISESSRSGATNSGDQLRGETSCRASNTASTCLTTGVERRANCRVLLATAVVLLEDEMGNRFPARALLDSGSESNFISERLSQRLVMSRKRVDVAILGIGRTSTRVKHKVQAVVRSRVNNYSKEMEFLVLPKVTVDLPTATVSTDEWSFPDGIELADPSFFESKVVDLVLGIESFFDFFETGKRISIGDQLPTLTESVFGWIVSGGLSQEVSARIACNVSTTESLETLVARFWACEELGSENLYSREERLCEEIFQKTVQRDSNGRYTVSLPKNEEVFPNLGDSREIALRRLGATERRLARNMDLRELYTKFMDEYIQLGHMEEVVEISGTKRCFLPHHPVEKESSTTTKLRVVFDASCKTTTGVSLNDGLLTGPVIQDDLRAIILRCRMCQIMVVADVEKMFRQINITREDRPLQSILWRKSPSEPVKTFELKTVTYGTKPAPFLATRTLKQLALDEAESFPLASRVFLEDTYMDDVVSGADDATAALELRIQLDKAAKAGGFRLRKFASNCAEVLQGLAQDSVAIEESSDGSEIDPSMKILGLTWLPKSDVFKYNFNIPEIPKSTVLTKRKVLSVIATLFDPLGLLGAAITTAKIFMQQLWTLRNNDDQRLDWDQPLPPTVGEDWLKYYDQLVSLNSIRIERCTIIPGAIHKEIHCFSDASEKAYGGCIYLKSVNLSGVVKICLLAAKSRVSPLASQSIPRLELCGALLTSELFKFVQKSMKLECQVYFWTDSTCVWRWLQAVPSTWTTYVANRVAKIQQLTEGCEWRHVPGVDNPSDLISRGIPPEEIAQNRLWWEGPEWLALEKENWPELPDNHLKEIGEEERRRATVTALVTNISEHEPDFNPTQIIIVGDRESDPLMTTAIVFAAAEKAQQPSGLSG from the exons atgaggGCCTTGGCCGGAGGATTCTACATCGCTACAATTGGACACAACGGGGGACGCCAAGCCAACGGAATCTCCATTTTCCATCGTGGAACAAAACGCTTTTGTGAAGCGGCGCCATTGCTGGAA ATTTGGATAATTCTGGCTGGGTGCTCGGTGCATGCAGTACGGTTATCGGTGGCCAACTCGTTAGTCAACGGCATACGTAAAG ATGTTTGGGAGTTCGTTGAAACCTTTCAGGAAGATGCAACGCATGCGCAAATTTCTGTTCGATTATCAGCTATCGATGATTTGTGGGAAAGGTTTTGTGAGGTACTGATTGACATCAAATCGCATGAGGATTTCGCAGCAGATGAAGATCTTTATGTAAGGGAACGGAAGGAATTAAGTGATCGATATTATTATGCGAAATCTTTCCTTATGGACAAGGCGAAGTGTCGAACGGAGTTGAATACGCTAAATCAGTCCGTTCATATCGGTGAACCTAGTCACGGTAGTTTCGATCATGTTAGGCTTCCACAAATAAAGTTGCAGTCCTTCAACGGAAACATAGACGAATGGCTAGGGTTTCGTGATTTGTATCTCTCACTCATTCATTGTAAGCTAGATTTGCCGGAGGTGGAAAAATTCCATTATTTAAAGGGATGTCTTCAAGGTGAACCGAAAGCATTGATTGATCCCCTTCAGATTACAAGAGCTAACTACACAGTTGCATGGGATATGCTTCTGAAGCGGTACAACAACAGCAAGCAGTTAAAAAAGAGACAGGTACAATCGCTTTTCAAGTTATCCTCGGTGAACAAGGAGTCTGTTGCTGAACTACTACAGTTGTTGGAAGGATTTGAGAGAATTGTCAACACATTAGATCAGGTTTTAGATGCAAATGATTATAAGGATCTTCTTTTGGTGAATTATCTCGTGTCTCTCCTAGACCCCGTGACTCGTAGAAGTTGGGAAGAAGAGTCAGCCTCCAAAGAAGAAGACACTTTAGCCGATTTGACTGATTTTCTGCACAGGCGGGTCCGAGTTTTGGAAGCTCTTCCACCAAGATTGAATGATAGTAAGAGTGCTCCTTCACAAAT AACGTCTCATATGGCTCGAGAATGTCCGTCTAAGTTTTCATGTCGGAATTGTGGAGGGCGCCATCATACACTGGTGTGTTTTAAAGGCAAGGACGGAGAAATCTCGGAATCTTCAAGGTCAGGTGCAACCAATAGCGGTGATCAGCTGCGAGGTGAAACATCTTGTCGGGCTTCTAACACAGCTTCAACATGCTTGACCACGGGCGTCGAGCGCAGGGCTAATTGTAGGGTTCTCTTAGCGACTGCTGTGGTTCTTTTAGAAGATGAAATGGGAAACAGATTCCCAGCTCGAGCGTTGCTTGATTCAGGTTCAGAAAGCAATTTTATTTCGGAAAGATTGAGTCAGCGTTTGGTGATGAGTCGGAAAAGGGTAGATGTAGCGATACTTGGTATTGGTCGGACATCTACCAGGGTTAAACACAAGGTTCAAGCAGTGGTGCGATCGAGGGTGAACAATTACTCTAAGGAAATGGAATTCCTGGTTCTGCCCAAGGTAACTGTCGATTTGCCCACTGCTACGGTATCAACGGATGAATGGTCATTCCCAGATGGAATTGAGTTAGCGGATCCATCATTTTTTGAGTCAAAGGTGGTGGATTTGGTGTTGGGAATTGAGTCGTTCTTTGATTTCTTCGAAACGGGAAAACGGATTTCCATCGGAGATCAATTACCAACACTTACAGAGTCAGTTTTCGGTTGGATAGTTTCTGGAGGTTTATCGCAAGAGGTATCAGCACGGATTGCTTGCAATGTTTCAACAACAGAGTCTCTTGAAACCCTTGTCGCTCGGTTTTGGGCTTGTGAGGAGCTAGGTTCGGAAAATCTATACTCACGAGAGGAGAGGCTTTGCgaggaaattttccagaaaacggTACAGAGAGACAGCAATGGAAGGTACACAGTCTCGCTTCCTAAGAACGAGGAGGTTTTTCCTAATTTAGGTGACTCAAGGGAAATAGCGTTACGGCGCTTGGGCGCAACTGAGCGCAGGTTAGCAAGGAATATGGATTTGCGGGAGCTGTATACTAAGTTCATGGACGAATATATACAGCTAGGTCACATGGAAGAAGTTGTGGAAATTTCTGGTACAAAACGGtgttttttacctcatcatccAGTTGAGAAGGAGAGTAGTACGACTACCAAATTGCGAGTGGTGTTTGATGCTTCATGTAAAACTACTACTGGAGTTTCTCTGAACGATGGACTGCTAACAGGGCCAGTAATCCAGGACGATCTTCGGGCAATAATACTTCGCTGTCGAATGTGTCAGATCATGGTCGTGGcagatgttgaaaaaatgttccGCCAAATCAACATCACCAGGGAAGATCGTCCACTACAGTCAATTTTATGGAGAAAATCACCATCAGAGCCAGTCAAAACGTTCGAGCTTAAGACTGTAACGTACGGCACCAAACCAGCTCCGTTTTTAGCCACGCGCACCTTGAAGCAGTTAGCATTGGATGAAGCAGAGAGTTTCCCTCTAGCATCAAGAGTATTTTTGGAAGATACATACATGGACGATGTTGTATCAGGGGCAGACGATGCAACCGCAGCTCTCGAACTGAGAATTCAGTTAGATAAAGCTGCAAAGGCAGGAGGATTTCGGCTACGAAAATTCGCATCAAATTGTGCAGAAGTCTTACAAGGGCTTGCACAAGACAGTGTAGCTATTGAAGAGTCTTCAGACGGATCAGAGATAGATCCTTCGATGAAGATACTTGGGCTCACATGGTTACCGAAGTCTGATGTCTTCAAGTACAACTTCAACATTCctgaaattccaaaatcaacGGTTTTGACGAAACGCAAGGTGCTGTCGGTAATTGCTACACTCTTCGACCCGCTGGGACTCCTTGGCGCTGCAATAACAACTGCGAAGATATTTATGCAGCAGCTGTGGACGTTACGGAATAACGACGACCAAAGATTAGATTGGGATCAGCCATTACCTCCAACGGTGGGTGAGGATTGGCTGAAATACTACGATCAACTAGTTTCACTCAACAGCATTCGTATAGAGCGGTGCACCATTATTCCAGGAGCAATTCACAaagaaattcattgtttttcggACGCTTCGGAGAAGGCGTATGGTGGttgtatttatttgaaaagtgtCAACTTAAGTGGAGTGGTTAAGATTTGTTTGTTGGCTGCTAAATCCAGGGTGTCTCCGTTAGCAAGCCAGTCAATTCCACGGTTAGAATTGTGTGGGGCTTTGCTTACTTCCGAACTTTTCAAATTCGTTCAAAAATCCATGAAGTTAGAATGCCAAGTTTACTTCTGGACAGATTCCACTTGCGTTTGGCGATGGTTACAGGCTGTTCCATCTACTTGGACCACCTACGTGGCAAACAGAGttgcgaaaatacaacaactCACGGAGGGTTGTGAATGGAGACATGTTCCCGGCGTTGACAATCCATCAGATCTGATTTCTCGGGGAATTCCACCTGAAGAAATCGCCCAGAATCGCTTGTGGTGGGAAGGTCCAGAGTGGTTGGCGCTAGAGAAGGAAAACTGGCCAGAACTACCAGATAACCATTTAAAGGAGATTGGCGAAGAAGAAAGGCGTCGAGCAACAGTAACAGCATTGGTAACAAACATTTCGGAGCATGAGCCAGATTTTAATC